One Bacteroidota bacterium genomic window carries:
- a CDS encoding carbohydrate binding family 9 domain-containing protein, with product MHILAFHSFCRAGIGIMLLFLPIIVYAQKRQYQTQKLSGNTLHIDGVIDEAAWELVEWSGEFTQTTPYEKQAPSQPTQFKMLYDDNNLYIAIKAFDSAPDSIVRRMSRRDGFEGDWVEVNIDSYHDLLTAFSFTVSAAGVKGDEKITNNSNFDPNWDPIWYVKTSVDQLGWVAEMRIPFTQLRFGKEEEYVWGLQVSRRLFRKDEKSVWQFISPQASGWVNHFGEIHGIANIQPKKQKDITPYTLGRLETYEKEEGNPYSLGRELSASAGLDSKIGLTNDLTLDITVNPDFGQVEADPSEVNLTTFETYLPEKRMFFIEGRNILSHQITPGGPFYSDNLFYSRRIGKQPSIWPELDDNYNEYADMPDNTTILTAIKLTGKTRKGLSIGLMENLTLEEKAEVAREIPNGTTPSYSYRSEIAEPLTNYLAGRIEQDLNHSNTRVGAMFTATNRNLFTPELMQSLPLSACTGGVNFNHEWKDKTYYLNLNLVASEVHASKEKLSEMQNSSPHYFQRSDAPHIEVDSTKTKLTGTGGSIQLGKAGNGKWRFLSWVTYRSPELNLNDMGYMVRNDEVQEIFWIQYAENAPKGFYRSYSINFNQWVGTTTAPEYLYLGFNLNGGLQYKNHWETWAGFSRDARSVSTQTLRGGPSLLYDGYTDLFVYANTDGRKKIQLGLGASGGAQDGFTTKNQSVYGEIGLQLSDAIKVTLEPAFRTSYDELAYVSNADYQELTRYVRGTINRQESSLVMRFTINLTPDFTIQGYAMPFVSTASYTDFKYITESKAADFDHRFAMYAPEQIRFEDDEYLVDENLDGTSDYSFNPNYKVLDFNSNLVLRWEYLPGSTIYIVWSQNRNSDSTEGTPRLNKDMYNLFYHTYPSNVILIKLSYRIGL from the coding sequence ATGCACATCCTGGCTTTTCATTCCTTCTGCCGAGCAGGAATTGGTATTATGCTGCTATTTCTGCCCATTATTGTTTATGCGCAAAAAAGGCAATACCAAACACAAAAACTATCTGGTAATACCTTGCATATCGATGGAGTGATCGACGAAGCAGCCTGGGAGCTTGTAGAATGGTCGGGCGAATTTACCCAAACCACTCCCTATGAAAAACAAGCCCCCAGTCAGCCTACTCAATTTAAAATGCTTTACGACGACAACAACCTGTATATTGCCATCAAGGCTTTTGACTCGGCACCCGATAGCATAGTGCGGCGTATGTCACGGCGCGATGGCTTTGAGGGCGACTGGGTAGAGGTAAACATCGATAGTTACCACGATTTGCTCACTGCCTTCTCATTTACAGTTTCAGCGGCAGGGGTAAAAGGTGACGAAAAAATTACCAACAATAGCAATTTCGACCCTAACTGGGACCCAATTTGGTATGTAAAAACAAGTGTCGATCAACTCGGTTGGGTAGCAGAAATGCGCATACCCTTTACTCAATTGCGATTTGGAAAAGAGGAAGAATATGTTTGGGGTTTGCAGGTTAGCCGAAGGCTATTTCGTAAGGATGAAAAATCGGTATGGCAATTTATCTCGCCACAAGCCAGTGGGTGGGTCAATCATTTTGGAGAAATTCACGGCATTGCCAATATTCAACCAAAAAAACAAAAAGACATTACTCCCTATACATTAGGCCGGCTTGAAACCTATGAAAAAGAAGAAGGAAATCCATATTCTTTAGGGCGCGAGTTATCGGCCTCTGCAGGATTAGACAGCAAGATAGGACTTACCAACGACCTTACCCTTGATATAACAGTTAATCCCGATTTTGGCCAGGTAGAAGCTGACCCATCTGAGGTGAATTTAACCACATTCGAAACCTATCTGCCTGAAAAAAGAATGTTCTTTATCGAAGGCAGAAACATTCTCAGCCACCAGATCACTCCCGGAGGACCTTTTTATAGTGACAACTTGTTTTACTCCCGCCGCATCGGAAAACAGCCCAGTATATGGCCTGAGCTGGACGACAACTACAACGAATATGCCGACATGCCAGACAATACTACCATACTTACCGCAATTAAACTTACAGGAAAAACCAGAAAAGGTCTGTCAATCGGTCTTATGGAAAACCTCACCCTGGAGGAAAAAGCAGAAGTTGCCAGGGAAATACCCAACGGCACCACTCCAAGCTATTCTTACAGGAGCGAAATTGCAGAACCCCTTACCAATTATTTAGCAGGTAGGATTGAACAAGACCTGAACCATTCGAATACCCGGGTAGGGGCTATGTTTACAGCCACAAACAGAAATCTGTTTACCCCGGAGCTTATGCAATCCCTGCCCCTTTCTGCCTGCACCGGCGGAGTAAACTTTAACCACGAGTGGAAAGATAAAACCTATTATCTCAACCTAAATTTGGTAGCAAGCGAGGTGCATGCTAGTAAAGAAAAACTATCGGAAATGCAAAACAGTTCACCCCACTATTTTCAGCGATCAGATGCACCGCATATCGAGGTAGACAGCACCAAAACGAAACTAACCGGAACAGGAGGATCCATTCAACTTGGGAAAGCCGGTAATGGGAAATGGAGGTTTTTAAGTTGGGTTACTTACCGTTCGCCAGAACTAAACCTCAACGATATGGGTTACATGGTGCGTAACGACGAGGTACAGGAGATATTCTGGATACAATATGCAGAAAATGCACCCAAAGGATTTTACCGAAGCTATTCCATAAACTTTAACCAATGGGTGGGCACGACAACAGCACCCGAATACCTTTACCTGGGCTTTAACCTGAATGGAGGCTTACAATATAAAAATCACTGGGAAACTTGGGCAGGTTTTTCGCGCGATGCCCGCTCGGTGTCAACCCAAACTCTTCGTGGCGGTCCGTCTTTGCTTTATGATGGATACACCGACCTGTTTGTGTATGCCAATACCGATGGCAGAAAAAAAATTCAACTTGGATTAGGTGCCTCTGGTGGTGCCCAGGATGGGTTTACTACTAAAAACCAATCGGTTTATGGCGAAATTGGTCTGCAATTATCCGACGCCATAAAAGTTACGCTCGAACCGGCTTTTAGGACCAGCTACGATGAATTGGCCTATGTTTCAAATGCCGACTATCAGGAACTTACCCGCTATGTGCGCGGCACCATCAACCGGCAGGAGTCGAGCCTTGTAATGCGGTTCACAATCAATCTCACACCTGATTTTACTATTCAGGGTTATGCCATGCCTTTTGTTTCTACGGCCAGCTACACCGATTTTAAATACATTACTGAATCAAAAGCTGCTGACTTTGACCACCGCTTTGCGATGTATGCTCCCGAGCAGATTCGTTTCGAGGATGATGAATACCTTGTAGACGAAAACCTCGATGGAACAAGCGATTATAGTTTCAATCCAAATTATAAAGTGCTCGATTTCAATTCTAACCTTGTTTTACGGTGGGAATACCTTCCCGGATCGACCATTTACATTGTATGGTCGCAAAACCGCAACAGCGATTCCACTGAAGGTACACCACGTTTAAATAAAGATATGTACAACCTTTTTTACCATACCTACCCATCGAATGTAATTCTTATTAAACTCTCTTACAGAATAGGTTTATAA
- a CDS encoding DEAD/DEAH box helicase has product MTFNDFNLDDSLIEGIEALGFETPSPIQAKAIPIILQGKDIIASAQTGTGKTAAFLLPIIQRLITAKQHNKAKALIVVPTRELAIQIDQMLEGISYFTPISSVAVYGGSDGSLFQKEKHALSSGAEIIISTPGRLKMHLNMDNVDFSQLEYLVLDEADRMLDMGFHEDIMKIISYLPKKRQNLLFSATMPHKIRELARKILYKPEEISISVSKPAEKIKHSAFVVYDTQKVKLVSYLLNERKFSSVLIFCSTKVSTKQLARELKNKNFRVEDIHSDLEQNQREKVLNDFKSKAINILVATDIMSRGIDVEDIDLVINYDVPHDGEDYIHRIGRTARAAAEGMAFTFVTEKEQIKFSRIEKLLGKEVTKEVLPEFLGDAPTFKAKPSGEHHHRKKAFYSKNYKGKSPGQKQQQNS; this is encoded by the coding sequence TTGACATTTAACGATTTTAATCTCGACGACAGCCTAATAGAAGGAATTGAAGCACTTGGATTTGAAACTCCAAGCCCGATACAAGCAAAAGCCATCCCCATCATTCTTCAGGGAAAAGACATTATTGCCTCCGCGCAAACCGGCACCGGAAAAACTGCCGCCTTTTTATTGCCCATTATTCAAAGGTTAATCACCGCGAAACAACATAACAAGGCCAAAGCCCTTATTGTGGTGCCTACCCGCGAATTGGCCATACAGATTGACCAAATGCTGGAAGGCATTTCCTATTTTACACCCATTAGTTCGGTAGCGGTGTATGGGGGTAGCGACGGATCGCTTTTCCAGAAAGAGAAACATGCCCTTTCAAGCGGTGCAGAAATAATTATCAGCACACCCGGTCGCTTGAAAATGCACCTGAACATGGACAATGTCGATTTCAGCCAACTTGAATACCTGGTGCTTGACGAGGCCGATCGTATGCTCGACATGGGTTTTCATGAAGACATCATGAAGATAATATCTTACCTTCCAAAGAAAAGACAGAACCTGCTTTTCTCTGCAACCATGCCACATAAAATCAGAGAACTGGCACGTAAAATACTGTACAAGCCAGAAGAAATAAGTATTTCGGTTTCGAAACCAGCTGAAAAAATTAAGCATTCGGCTTTTGTGGTGTACGATACACAAAAAGTGAAACTGGTAAGCTATCTGCTCAACGAAAGAAAGTTTTCGTCTGTATTAATTTTTTGCTCTACCAAAGTGAGCACGAAGCAGCTTGCCCGCGAACTGAAAAACAAAAACTTTAGGGTCGAAGACATCCATTCCGACCTGGAACAGAACCAACGGGAAAAAGTGTTGAACGATTTCAAATCGAAAGCCATCAATATCCTCGTAGCCACCGACATCATGTCGCGTGGAATTGACGTGGAAGATATTGACCTGGTAATCAATTACGATGTACCCCACGACGGCGAGGATTACATTCACCGTATTGGTCGCACGGCTCGTGCTGCGGCTGAAGGCATGGCGTTTACCTTTGTAACCGAAAAGGAACAAATTAAATTTAGCCGTATCGAGAAGCTTCTGGGTAAAGAAGTAACCAAAGAAGTGTTGCCAGAATTTCTTGGCGATGCCCCAACCTTTAAAGCCAAGCCTTCCGGTGAACATCATCATCGTAAAAAGGCTTTTTACAGCAAAAACTACAAGGGTAAAAGCCCTGGACAGAAGCAACAACAGAACTCATAA
- a CDS encoding protein-L-isoaspartate(D-aspartate) O-methyltransferase, giving the protein MKLILASLFLIGLFSFQDNGMSVERNKMVNEQIVARGIKDKATLDAMRKVPRHSFVPSQLVESAYFDHPLSIGYGQTISQPYIVAYMTEALRLQPSDRVLEIGTGSGYQAAILAEIASEVVSIEIVKPLAAEAKERLMSMGYSNVTVLAGDGYQGYKLRAPYNAIIVTAAPENIPPPLLEQLAEGGRMVIPVGSVHAIQYLKLVEKKNGKIIEQSLLPVRFVPFTGEAEGK; this is encoded by the coding sequence ATGAAATTAATACTGGCTTCTCTTTTTCTGATAGGATTATTTAGCTTTCAGGATAATGGTATGAGTGTGGAGCGGAATAAAATGGTAAATGAGCAGATTGTAGCCAGGGGAATAAAGGACAAAGCTACCCTCGATGCCATGAGAAAAGTGCCCAGGCATTCTTTTGTTCCTTCACAGCTTGTGGAATCGGCCTATTTCGATCATCCCCTTTCTATTGGTTACGGACAAACCATTTCTCAACCCTACATTGTAGCCTATATGACCGAGGCTTTGCGGCTTCAACCTTCAGACAGGGTGCTTGAGATAGGCACAGGCTCAGGATACCAGGCAGCAATACTGGCTGAAATAGCAAGTGAGGTAGTAAGCATAGAAATTGTTAAGCCTCTTGCAGCAGAAGCCAAGGAGCGATTAATGAGCATGGGCTACTCCAATGTGACCGTGCTTGCAGGCGATGGTTACCAGGGCTATAAACTGCGTGCACCCTACAATGCAATTATTGTTACAGCTGCGCCGGAAAACATTCCTCCTCCCCTGCTGGAGCAGCTCGCCGAAGGAGGCCGAATGGTAATACCTGTTGGCTCGGTACATGCTATTCAATACCTGAAACTGGTGGAGAAAAAAAACGGAAAGATAATTGAACAATCGCTATTGCCCGTGAGGTTTGTGCCCTTTACCGGCGAGGCTGAAGGAAAATAA
- a CDS encoding glycoside hydrolase family 97 protein, with protein MKTRFVLYLPLLVFLFLSCSKGNNTAMVQSPDGAIQLEFFLDSDGKPTYRVHFNQTLVIDTSHLGFCLKDQPELAANLKLVAKNSGTTDETWENVWGEQRMVRNNYNSLQVDLQEETPPFRKFSVVFKVYNDGLGFRYEFPKQDSLTEVVIMDENTEFNLTGNHMSWWGPGDWEIYEHLYTQSRLSEIDAGAKRNNSLAQSYIPDSNAVNTPFTLKTDEGIYLSFHEANLTRYASMTLHLDKETYTLKSALVAWEDGSKVKTTTPFVSPWRTIQIAGSAGNLIESNLIVNLNEPNKLENTSWIKPMKYMGVWWEMHLGVSTWNYSSGQHGANTENVKRYIDFASTNGFNAVLVEGWNTGWENWIGDQREGIFDWITPYPDFNIDVVVNYAREKNIRIIGHHETSGDVGNYDRLLDTAMAFYHSKGIGAVKTGYVGTLIPPKIYHHGQWAVEHYQRVVETAAKYNIAIVGHEIIKATGIRRTYPNMMAREVFRGQEFDAWSDGNPPNHATIIPFTCMLGGPIDYTPGIFNIKLKKLPAGKTFWEVKDNLESYESNKPNNKVSTTLAKQLSLYVVFYSPVQMAADFPEVYEGHPAFQFIRDVPVDWEQTKVLDGEIGEFVVIARQQRESENWFVGGLTNQLARKVQIDFSFLPANKKYRLTAYTDGADAHWDKNPISFSIQNFEVDNQSKMEFNMAEGGGFALSLMPK; from the coding sequence ATGAAAACAAGATTTGTCCTGTACCTTCCTTTGTTAGTTTTTTTATTTCTCTCATGCTCTAAAGGAAATAACACAGCTATGGTTCAATCGCCCGATGGGGCAATTCAGCTAGAGTTTTTTCTCGATTCCGATGGAAAACCAACTTACCGTGTACATTTTAACCAGACTTTGGTCATCGACACTTCTCATCTGGGGTTTTGCCTGAAAGACCAGCCTGAGCTGGCAGCTAATTTAAAACTTGTGGCAAAGAATTCCGGAACCACAGACGAAACCTGGGAGAATGTGTGGGGAGAACAAAGAATGGTGCGAAATAATTACAACAGCCTTCAAGTTGACCTGCAAGAAGAAACTCCGCCTTTTAGGAAGTTTTCGGTGGTGTTTAAAGTGTATAACGATGGTTTGGGCTTTCGGTATGAGTTTCCCAAGCAGGATTCCCTTACGGAAGTAGTTATTATGGACGAGAATACCGAGTTTAACCTCACGGGCAACCACATGAGCTGGTGGGGCCCGGGCGATTGGGAAATTTATGAGCACCTCTATACGCAATCGCGGTTGAGCGAGATAGATGCAGGTGCCAAGCGAAATAATTCTTTGGCCCAGTCTTATATTCCCGATTCCAATGCGGTAAACACACCTTTTACACTTAAAACAGACGAAGGTATTTACCTTAGCTTTCACGAAGCAAACCTTACACGCTATGCGAGCATGACTCTTCATCTTGACAAGGAGACTTATACTCTGAAGAGTGCCCTTGTAGCATGGGAAGATGGATCGAAAGTGAAAACCACCACTCCCTTTGTGTCGCCCTGGCGTACCATTCAAATCGCCGGCAGTGCTGGCAACCTGATTGAATCGAACCTGATAGTGAATTTAAATGAACCCAATAAGCTTGAAAATACCAGCTGGATAAAACCCATGAAATACATGGGGGTATGGTGGGAAATGCACCTTGGTGTTAGTACCTGGAATTATTCCAGCGGGCAGCATGGAGCGAATACGGAGAATGTCAAACGTTACATCGATTTTGCATCAACAAACGGATTCAATGCAGTATTGGTGGAAGGTTGGAATACCGGTTGGGAAAACTGGATTGGCGATCAGCGCGAAGGAATTTTTGATTGGATCACACCTTACCCTGATTTTAATATCGATGTGGTGGTAAATTATGCCCGCGAAAAAAACATCCGTATTATTGGTCATCACGAAACCTCGGGCGATGTGGGTAACTACGACAGACTTCTGGATACTGCAATGGCTTTTTACCACAGCAAAGGGATTGGTGCGGTAAAAACAGGTTATGTGGGAACCCTTATTCCACCCAAAATTTATCACCATGGACAATGGGCAGTAGAACATTACCAGCGAGTGGTTGAAACGGCCGCCAAATACAATATTGCCATCGTGGGCCACGAAATTATCAAGGCAACGGGTATTCGACGCACCTATCCGAATATGATGGCCAGGGAAGTTTTTCGCGGACAGGAATTTGACGCCTGGAGCGATGGAAATCCGCCCAATCATGCAACCATTATACCTTTCACCTGTATGTTGGGTGGCCCTATCGACTATACCCCTGGCATTTTCAATATCAAACTAAAAAAGTTGCCAGCGGGCAAGACTTTCTGGGAAGTAAAAGATAACCTCGAAAGCTATGAAAGTAATAAACCCAACAACAAGGTAAGCACCACCCTGGCCAAGCAATTGTCCTTGTATGTGGTGTTTTATAGCCCGGTTCAGATGGCGGCTGATTTTCCGGAGGTATATGAGGGACATCCAGCCTTTCAGTTTATTCGCGATGTACCGGTCGATTGGGAACAAACCAAGGTACTCGACGGCGAAATTGGCGAATTTGTGGTAATTGCCCGGCAGCAGCGCGAAAGCGAAAATTGGTTTGTGGGTGGACTTACCAATCAGTTGGCACGTAAAGTGCAAATCGATTTTAGTTTTCTTCCTGCCAATAAAAAATACCGGCTAACTGCCTATACCGATGGTGCCGATGCACATTGGGATAAGAACCCGATTAGTTTCTCGATTCAAAATTTTGAGGTAGACAATCAATCGAAAATGGAGTTTAACATGGCAGAAGGGGGTGGGTTTGCACTTTCGCTGATGCCAAAATGA
- a CDS encoding DsrE family protein, which translates to MKIGIILETKEFEKAWNAFRFAVTAKKQGHEVKVFLMGEAVECEGLTHEKYNVDEQLKAFVNVGGEILACGTCLKSRQLNETDACPISTMIDCVNLVVWADKTVTF; encoded by the coding sequence ATGAAAATCGGAATCATCTTGGAAACAAAAGAATTTGAAAAAGCATGGAATGCTTTTCGATTTGCAGTTACAGCAAAAAAACAAGGGCATGAAGTGAAAGTTTTTCTAATGGGAGAAGCCGTTGAATGCGAAGGTTTGACTCACGAGAAATACAATGTTGACGAACAATTAAAAGCATTTGTAAATGTTGGGGGCGAAATACTTGCTTGTGGGACATGTTTAAAATCAAGACAACTAAATGAAACAGATGCTTGTCCGATTTCGACAATGATTGATTGTGTAAATCTTGTAGTTTGGGCTGACAAAACCGTGACATTTTAA
- a CDS encoding class I SAM-dependent methyltransferase — MKVRDSGMPEERIWNDFFDTELILSELLIDSRVNDLVEIGSGYGTFTIPTAGLLKGNLYAFDIDDEMVDYLTGKLNYNQIINVILEKRDVLTHTTGLADNSVDYVMLFNILHHDSPKDFLNESFRILKQNGKIGIIHWRSDISTPRGPDLSIRPKPDQILGMIERNRFSIAKKPFLLKPYHYGLVISKI; from the coding sequence ATGAAAGTGCGAGATAGCGGAATGCCTGAGGAAAGAATATGGAATGACTTTTTTGATACGGAATTGATATTATCAGAATTGCTGATTGATTCCCGGGTAAATGATTTAGTTGAGATAGGAAGTGGATATGGAACTTTTACTATACCGACAGCAGGATTATTAAAGGGGAATTTGTATGCATTTGACATTGATGACGAGATGGTTGATTATTTAACCGGGAAATTGAATTATAACCAAATTATCAATGTAATACTTGAAAAAAGAGACGTTCTGACCCATACAACCGGATTAGCTGATAATTCGGTGGATTATGTAATGCTTTTTAATATTCTTCATCACGATTCGCCGAAAGACTTCTTAAACGAATCATTCCGGATTTTAAAGCAAAACGGTAAGATTGGCATTATTCATTGGCGGAGCGATATTTCAACACCACGTGGACCTGACTTGAGTATAAGGCCGAAACCAGACCAAATACTTGGAATGATTGAAAGAAATAGGTTTAGTATTGCAAAAAAACCTTTTCTATTGAAGCCATATCATTATGGATTAGTAATTTCAAAAATTTAA
- a CDS encoding NmrA family NAD(P)-binding protein, translating to MSNILITGATGNIGFEVIRFLTKINSSNKIIAGVRNIENAKKVLKDFSDIDFTHFDFEDFNTFDNALNGIDKIFLLRPPHISDIDTYFKPLIQKIKEKKIRQIVFLSVQGAEKSKVIPHNKIERLIKENGLDSIFLRPGYFMQNLTTTLMGDIRTKREIILPSGKAKFNWIDIENIGEAGALLLDKFGEYINQTIEITGLENENFAKVTEIINKTIDNPIKYRNVNPLRFFRIKRREGMVKGMIIVMILLHFLPRFQKEPRISDFYERLTGKKPTDLKTFIEREKKQFEKQ from the coding sequence ATGAGCAATATACTTATAACAGGAGCCACTGGAAACATAGGATTTGAAGTGATTCGATTTCTAACAAAAATTAATTCGTCAAATAAAATTATAGCGGGTGTCCGAAATATTGAGAATGCAAAAAAAGTTTTAAAGGACTTTTCTGACATTGATTTTACACACTTTGATTTCGAGGACTTTAACACATTTGATAATGCCTTAAATGGTATCGACAAGATATTTTTATTACGACCACCTCATATTTCTGACATTGATACCTATTTTAAACCCTTGATTCAAAAAATTAAAGAAAAAAAAATAAGACAGATAGTATTTCTTTCAGTACAGGGAGCAGAGAAAAGTAAGGTGATTCCTCACAACAAAATAGAGCGATTAATAAAAGAAAACGGGTTAGATTCCATTTTCCTTCGCCCAGGTTATTTCATGCAAAATCTGACTACTACCCTAATGGGAGATATTCGAACGAAACGTGAGATTATTTTACCATCGGGAAAAGCAAAATTCAACTGGATTGACATAGAAAATATTGGAGAAGCTGGAGCCCTGCTACTCGACAAATTCGGTGAATACATAAACCAGACGATTGAAATAACGGGGTTGGAAAACGAAAATTTCGCGAAAGTAACGGAGATCATTAACAAAACAATTGACAATCCGATAAAATATAGAAATGTTAATCCGCTCAGATTTTTTAGGATTAAAAGGCGTGAAGGAATGGTAAAAGGGATGATTATCGTAATGATTTTACTCCACTTTCTACCCCGGTTTCAGAAAGAGCCAAGGATTTCGGATTTTTACGAACGATTGACAGGTAAAAAACCGACAGATTTAAAAACATTTATAGAAAGAGAAAAGAAACAATTTGAGAAGCAATAA
- a CDS encoding DUF4411 family protein: MQLNFNQGNTIYVIDTSALIMLESTFKYDNPVFTAIWEEIEELIRQECFQTIDFVEDEINNYEGKEDFLKKWIKKWKKLLVVATDEASINAAIPIINEEYKTGFFDAKKQAEGKEEADPYLIAYCKTHNCVLITNESKLKPNKIPGVAAKNGVRCIDINDFLIERELKMERKKK, translated from the coding sequence ATGCAATTAAACTTTAATCAAGGAAATACTATTTATGTAATAGATACAAGTGCATTAATAATGCTTGAATCTACTTTTAAATACGATAATCCTGTTTTTACTGCCATTTGGGAAGAAATTGAAGAATTAATCAGGCAGGAATGTTTTCAAACAATCGATTTTGTTGAAGATGAAATAAATAACTACGAGGGCAAAGAGGATTTTTTAAAGAAATGGATTAAGAAATGGAAAAAACTTCTGGTTGTTGCTACAGATGAAGCCAGTATTAATGCAGCTATTCCGATAATAAACGAAGAATATAAAACTGGTTTTTTCGATGCAAAAAAACAAGCCGAAGGAAAAGAAGAAGCCGACCCGTATTTAATTGCTTATTGCAAAACACATAATTGCGTATTGATAACTAACGAAAGCAAATTAAAACCAAATAAAATCCCCGGAGTAGCAGCAAAGAATGGCGTAAGGTGTATTGATATAAACGATTTTTTAATTGAGCGTGAATTAAAAATGGAACGGAAAAAGAAATAA
- a CDS encoding ImmA/IrrE family metallo-endopeptidase: MNTNTGIAVNYEVLVWARNALALDRTNAAKKTGLSAKRLIQIEEGEKHPTLDELKELSKAYKRTIATLLLAEPPKEKPLPADRRTVDSTGVNIFHEKSILAVRKARALVTSLVELKHDAGIAIPKFPYKALIQENPASIAKKIRNELKLDEVRQFSSINIALEAYIEKIEEIGIAVFQLSLTQDKLRGFSIVDEIMPIIAIKGGGENTTAKIFTLFHELGHILLNDGGLCDLSDNSNLQIEKWCNAFAAEILIPATELLEMNNVVLHKSKGEKIWTKKELVELGDHFHVGPLAILRSLLENKLTTPEYYKSRHQAWNKPSFGKSKTPEGRNIPKETIKERGRTYVSLAFSAFDQNRIDLKDLSDFLGIRLSYIPKTRQLLNA; encoded by the coding sequence ATGAATACGAATACCGGCATAGCAGTAAATTACGAAGTTCTTGTCTGGGCAAGGAATGCCCTTGCATTAGACCGAACAAATGCCGCTAAAAAAACAGGCTTATCGGCAAAACGCTTAATTCAGATTGAAGAAGGTGAAAAACATCCAACTTTGGATGAACTCAAAGAACTTTCTAAGGCATACAAAAGAACTATTGCTACCCTTTTGCTGGCAGAACCTCCTAAAGAAAAACCACTGCCTGCCGACAGGCGTACTGTCGATTCAACAGGGGTAAATATTTTTCATGAAAAATCTATTTTGGCAGTTCGCAAAGCCAGGGCGCTTGTTACTTCGTTGGTTGAACTAAAACATGATGCTGGTATAGCAATTCCAAAATTCCCATACAAAGCATTAATTCAGGAGAATCCGGCTTCAATTGCAAAAAAAATAAGGAACGAACTTAAGTTAGATGAGGTAAGGCAGTTTAGTTCAATAAATATTGCATTGGAAGCTTACATTGAAAAAATAGAAGAAATAGGAATAGCAGTTTTTCAGTTAAGTTTAACGCAAGACAAGTTGAGGGGTTTTTCAATTGTTGATGAAATTATGCCAATAATAGCTATTAAAGGGGGTGGGGAAAACACTACAGCAAAAATTTTCACCCTGTTTCACGAATTGGGGCATATTCTTTTAAATGATGGTGGTTTATGCGATTTGTCAGATAATTCAAACCTTCAAATCGAGAAATGGTGTAACGCTTTTGCTGCCGAAATATTAATTCCTGCTACTGAGCTTTTAGAAATGAACAATGTAGTTTTGCATAAATCCAAAGGAGAAAAAATTTGGACTAAAAAGGAACTCGTTGAATTAGGGGATCATTTTCATGTTGGTCCATTGGCAATCCTGCGCAGTTTATTGGAAAACAAGCTAACTACTCCGGAATATTACAAATCGCGTCACCAGGCATGGAATAAGCCATCGTTTGGCAAGTCGAAAACACCCGAAGGTAGAAATATACCAAAAGAAACAATAAAGGAAAGAGGCAGGACATATGTTTCATTGGCATTTTCAGCATTTGACCAGAACAGAATCGACCTTAAAGACCTGTCAGATTTTTTAGGTATAAGGCTGTCGTATATTCCAAAAACCAGGCAATTGCTAAATGCCTAA